A genome region from Candidatus Manganitrophus noduliformans includes the following:
- a CDS encoding redoxin domain-containing protein: MALPFPSKKGAEIGDRVPDFMLSDLAGRSFTLLENFPTKGAVLWLTNLCSSCEERISLLQRTYEKHRDRIEIFALSTLADDRATPERILRTHRMTFPLLLDPGDWVGKRLGLPHPPGPVRFTIC, translated from the coding sequence ATGGCTCTTCCGTTCCCCTCAAAAAAGGGAGCGGAGATCGGCGACCGGGTTCCCGATTTTATGCTGAGCGATCTCGCCGGCCGATCATTTACCCTCTTGGAGAATTTCCCGACGAAGGGAGCGGTCCTCTGGCTCACCAACCTTTGCAGCAGCTGCGAGGAGCGGATCTCGCTGCTCCAGCGGACCTATGAGAAGCATCGGGACCGGATCGAGATCTTCGCCCTCTCCACGCTTGCAGACGATCGCGCGACGCCGGAGCGGATTCTCCGAACGCATCGAATGACCTTTCCACTCCTTTTGGACCCGGGCGACTGGGTGGGAAAGAGGCTCGGACTGCCGCACCCTCCGGGGCCTGTCCGCTTTACAATCTGTTGA
- a CDS encoding copper resistance protein B, which translates to MTFMNGSMIAGVCLIALVAFAPAALADSPEMAAEEDSRLYTFLEIEQFEYRIGSEDTLSWEAQGWIGGDYNKVWLKTQGDHTIDKETKNAEVQLLYSRAIAALWDLQIGGRYDVKPDPSRGYAIFGIEGLAPYFFEIDAAVFVSNKGDASARIEAEYELLLTQRLIVRPSVELNFAAQEVKELDIGSGLSEVELGLRVRYEIVREAAPYIGVSWERKAGRTADFARRKGEDVGDLTFVTGVRFWF; encoded by the coding sequence ATGACATTCATGAACGGGTCGATGATCGCCGGCGTCTGCCTTATCGCTCTTGTCGCTTTCGCTCCGGCCGCTCTTGCAGACAGTCCGGAAATGGCCGCGGAGGAAGACTCTCGGCTCTATACATTTTTAGAGATCGAGCAATTCGAATACCGGATTGGAAGTGAAGACACTCTGAGTTGGGAGGCGCAGGGCTGGATCGGTGGAGACTACAACAAAGTCTGGCTGAAGACCCAAGGCGATCACACAATCGATAAAGAGACGAAAAACGCCGAGGTTCAGCTTTTATACAGCCGGGCCATTGCGGCGCTTTGGGACCTTCAGATCGGGGGTCGTTACGATGTAAAGCCCGATCCTTCGCGCGGCTACGCCATTTTTGGGATTGAAGGGCTTGCCCCCTACTTCTTCGAGATCGACGCGGCGGTGTTTGTGAGCAATAAGGGGGATGCGTCGGCTCGCATTGAGGCGGAGTACGAGCTGCTCCTGACCCAGCGGCTGATCGTCCGGCCGTCCGTGGAGCTGAATTTCGCCGCCCAAGAGGTCAAAGAGCTCGATATCGGTTCCGGCTTGAGCGAGGTCGAGCTCGGCTTGCGGGTCCGTTATGAGATTGTCCGGGAGGCCGCCCCATACATCGGCGTCTCCTGGGAGCGTAAAGCCGGTCGCACCGCCGATTTCGCGCGGCGTAAAGGGGAAGATGTCGGTGACCTGACATTCGTCACCGGCGTCCGCTTCTGGTTCTGA
- a CDS encoding copper resistance system multicopper oxidase, with amino-acid sequence MRKKKGAPIKRGLLAFIALLFASATALAGEYRLVIDETPVNITGRERTAMTINGAVPGPALRWREGEEVTLQVTNRLREPTSIHWHGVIVPNTMDGVPGISFENIAPGETFTYRFTVKQSGTYWYHSHSGLQEQSGIYSPLIIDPAKPEPFQYDREYVVMLSDWTDENPEWVLAKLKKQSGYYNFHKRTFFDFFRDARRNGWGATLSDRLAWGRMRMDPTDIADVTGYTYTFLINGQPSKANWTALFKPGERVRLRFINAASMTYFDLRIPGLKMEVVQADGQNIQPVTVDEFRIAVSETYDVIVTPQEDRAYTLFAEAMDRSGYARGTLAPRPGMSAPLPETRPRPIRTMADMGMSEGAHEMKPGGKAPAAEDPMPGMEHDAMGHGDSISDGLENGAATRMSSEEPPVMHGPDTHGRGNSMVAMAPRSRLREPGAGLENTGTRALTYADLRALEPGYDRRPPEREIELHLTGNMDRYIWGFNGKKHSEADPIRLRHGERLRVIFVNDTMMEHPIHLHGMWMELDNGNGEYNPRKFTINVKPGERLSFIMTADAPGAWPFHCHLAYHMASGMMLDVMVSDDGEKAHP; translated from the coding sequence ATGAGGAAAAAGAAAGGGGCGCCAATTAAAAGAGGACTTCTTGCATTCATCGCGCTCTTATTCGCCTCGGCGACGGCGCTGGCCGGGGAGTACCGCTTGGTCATCGATGAAACGCCGGTCAATATCACCGGCCGGGAGCGGACGGCGATGACGATCAATGGCGCGGTTCCCGGTCCCGCGCTCCGATGGCGAGAAGGGGAGGAGGTGACGCTTCAGGTTACCAACCGTCTCCGGGAGCCGACCTCGATCCACTGGCACGGCGTAATCGTACCGAACACGATGGACGGCGTTCCCGGCATCAGCTTCGAGAATATCGCTCCGGGCGAGACGTTCACCTACCGCTTCACCGTCAAGCAGAGCGGGACCTACTGGTATCACAGCCACTCCGGCCTGCAGGAGCAGTCCGGGATCTACAGCCCCCTGATCATCGACCCGGCGAAGCCGGAGCCGTTCCAATACGACCGGGAGTATGTCGTCATGCTCTCCGATTGGACCGATGAGAATCCGGAGTGGGTCCTGGCCAAGCTCAAGAAGCAGAGCGGCTACTACAACTTCCACAAGCGAACGTTTTTCGATTTTTTCCGGGATGCCCGTCGGAACGGCTGGGGAGCGACACTCTCCGACCGCCTTGCCTGGGGCCGGATGCGGATGGACCCGACCGACATCGCCGATGTCACCGGCTACACCTACACCTTCCTCATCAACGGTCAGCCCTCCAAAGCGAACTGGACCGCCCTCTTCAAACCGGGAGAGCGGGTACGGCTGCGATTCATCAACGCGGCCTCGATGACCTACTTCGACCTCCGGATCCCGGGCCTCAAGATGGAAGTGGTGCAGGCCGATGGGCAGAACATCCAGCCGGTGACGGTCGACGAGTTCCGGATCGCCGTCTCGGAAACTTATGACGTGATCGTTACGCCGCAGGAGGATCGGGCCTATACCCTCTTCGCCGAGGCGATGGACCGCAGCGGCTATGCGAGAGGGACGCTCGCGCCACGTCCTGGGATGTCGGCTCCTCTTCCGGAAACGCGGCCTCGGCCGATCCGCACGATGGCCGATATGGGAATGTCAGAGGGGGCGCACGAAATGAAGCCGGGTGGGAAGGCGCCTGCGGCGGAAGACCCAATGCCGGGAATGGAGCACGACGCAATGGGCCATGGAGATAGCATCTCTGATGGCCTAGAAAATGGAGCGGCCACTCGAATGTCTTCCGAGGAACCGCCCGTGATGCACGGCCCTGACACCCACGGACGGGGAAATTCGATGGTCGCAATGGCGCCGAGGAGTCGCCTTCGGGAGCCCGGCGCCGGGCTTGAGAATACAGGGACGCGGGCCTTGACCTATGCCGATCTGCGCGCTTTGGAGCCGGGCTACGATCGCCGCCCGCCCGAACGGGAGATCGAGCTTCACCTCACCGGCAACATGGACCGATACATCTGGGGATTCAACGGGAAGAAGCACTCGGAGGCCGACCCGATCCGGCTTCGGCATGGGGAGCGGCTGCGCGTCATCTTCGTGAACGACACGATGATGGAGCATCCGATTCACCTGCACGGGATGTGGATGGAGCTCGACAACGGAAACGGGGAGTACAATCCCCGGAAGTTCACGATCAATGTGAAGCCGGGGGAGCGGCTCTCCTTTATCATGACGGCGGATGCGCCGGGAGCGTGGCCCTTCCACTGTCATCTCGCCTACCATATGGCTTCGGGAATGATGTTGGATGTGATGGTATCCGATGACGGGGAGAAGGCCCACCCATGA
- a CDS encoding heavy metal translocating P-type ATPase, whose amino-acid sequence MKTSIIEVGEILSPLSARGVEKQLMRLPGVKRVEVNPVSDTATVMYDEAVIDLKTIKKRVEECGHHCHGEMVPKHICVPEDPAAMPAPMERHREHTANSTAPKAAPAMAEMAHEMGHGPGMDLAEMARDMRNRFWIALLFSVPIFLYTPMGIDFIRLTPPFGLSLNVWLFLLASAAILYPGWPFVIAAVRAIRNGALNMAVLVVLSVGTGYLFSVGATFFFQGEQFYEAASVLLVFILLGHWLEMRARAGASSAIRALMDLAPPMTTVLRNDREVEIPTAEVEVGDLIVIRPGNKIPVDGEVVEGASLVDESMLTGESMPVSKAPGDTVIGATINKSGTFRYRATKVGADTALAQIVKLVQEAQNSKAPAQLLADRAAQWLVVSAIGIGLITFAFWYGWADRPLLFAMTLTITVFVIACPDALGLATPMAVMVGTGLGAMNGILFKNAAALEEATKLDVVVFDKTGTLTMGQPEVVEVATGAGRGADEVLSLAAAVEEGSEHPLAQAILRRAEGLQRKPAKGFTAIEGKGARAEVSGRSVLLGNRRLMEEEGIDMSGLDAASNQFQGSGRTVTHVAQDRKLIGLIAIADASRPTAAEAVKKLRDRGVHVAMLTGDNRATAERIAAELGIEIVLADVLPGQKAEKIKELQSQGKKVGMVGDGVNDAPALTQADVGFAIGAGTDVAMESADVVLMKSDPYDVVGAIELSRATLRKMRQNLFWAVAYNVIAFPLAAGVFYPITISPEAAALSMSGSTVLVAMNAMLLRWTRLAGIRKSSAVSTEEKSHEKTHQMRRAA is encoded by the coding sequence ATGAAGACGAGCATTATCGAGGTCGGGGAGATCCTCTCGCCGCTGAGCGCCCGCGGCGTGGAAAAGCAGTTGATGCGTCTGCCGGGGGTGAAGCGGGTGGAGGTCAATCCGGTCTCGGATACCGCCACGGTGATGTATGACGAGGCGGTGATCGATCTCAAAACGATCAAGAAGCGGGTGGAGGAGTGCGGCCATCATTGTCACGGCGAGATGGTTCCCAAGCACATCTGCGTGCCGGAAGATCCGGCGGCGATGCCGGCCCCGATGGAGAGACATCGGGAGCATACCGCCAATTCGACAGCTCCAAAAGCCGCTCCCGCGATGGCGGAGATGGCGCACGAGATGGGGCATGGCCCCGGGATGGATTTAGCGGAGATGGCGCGCGACATGCGCAACCGCTTTTGGATCGCCTTGCTCTTTTCGGTTCCGATTTTTCTCTATACGCCAATGGGAATCGATTTCATCCGGCTGACTCCCCCTTTTGGTTTGAGTCTCAACGTCTGGCTTTTTCTCTTGGCCAGCGCCGCGATCCTCTATCCTGGCTGGCCTTTCGTGATCGCCGCCGTCCGGGCGATTCGAAACGGCGCGCTGAACATGGCGGTCCTCGTCGTGCTGAGCGTCGGAACCGGCTACCTCTTCAGCGTTGGCGCGACCTTCTTCTTCCAAGGAGAGCAGTTCTACGAGGCGGCCTCCGTTCTGCTGGTTTTTATCCTGCTCGGTCACTGGCTGGAGATGCGGGCCCGCGCCGGGGCGTCCAGCGCGATCCGGGCGCTGATGGACCTCGCCCCACCGATGACCACCGTCCTCAGGAACGACCGCGAGGTGGAGATTCCGACGGCGGAGGTGGAGGTTGGTGATTTGATCGTGATCCGTCCTGGGAACAAGATCCCGGTGGACGGCGAAGTCGTCGAGGGGGCGTCACTCGTCGACGAATCGATGCTCACCGGCGAATCGATGCCGGTGAGTAAGGCGCCGGGCGACACGGTGATCGGGGCCACGATCAATAAGAGTGGAACCTTCCGCTATCGCGCCACCAAGGTCGGAGCCGACACCGCGCTCGCCCAGATCGTGAAGCTGGTCCAGGAGGCGCAGAACTCGAAGGCTCCGGCGCAGCTTCTCGCCGATCGCGCCGCCCAGTGGCTCGTCGTTTCCGCGATTGGAATCGGTCTGATCACCTTTGCGTTTTGGTACGGATGGGCGGACCGCCCCCTTCTCTTTGCAATGACCCTCACGATCACGGTCTTCGTCATTGCCTGCCCCGACGCGTTGGGATTGGCCACCCCGATGGCGGTGATGGTCGGAACCGGGCTCGGCGCGATGAACGGGATTCTCTTCAAGAACGCCGCGGCGTTAGAGGAGGCGACCAAGCTGGATGTCGTTGTTTTCGATAAGACCGGGACCTTGACGATGGGACAACCGGAGGTGGTGGAGGTGGCGACCGGCGCCGGAAGAGGCGCAGACGAAGTTCTCTCCTTGGCGGCGGCGGTCGAAGAGGGATCGGAACACCCGCTGGCCCAGGCGATTCTCCGTCGAGCGGAAGGGCTCCAGCGGAAGCCGGCAAAAGGGTTTACCGCCATCGAGGGAAAAGGAGCGCGGGCCGAGGTCTCCGGCCGGTCGGTGCTTCTCGGGAATCGGCGGTTGATGGAGGAAGAAGGGATCGACATGAGCGGCCTTGATGCGGCGTCAAACCAGTTTCAAGGATCCGGGAGAACGGTGACCCATGTCGCTCAGGATCGAAAACTGATCGGTCTGATCGCGATCGCGGACGCCTCCCGTCCCACCGCCGCCGAGGCGGTGAAGAAATTGAGAGATCGGGGAGTTCATGTCGCCATGCTGACCGGCGATAACCGCGCGACGGCCGAGAGGATCGCCGCGGAGCTGGGGATCGAGATCGTCCTGGCCGACGTCTTGCCGGGGCAGAAGGCGGAGAAGATCAAGGAGCTTCAGTCGCAGGGGAAGAAGGTGGGGATGGTGGGGGACGGGGTCAACGATGCTCCGGCGCTCACGCAAGCCGATGTCGGATTCGCGATCGGCGCCGGGACCGATGTGGCGATGGAGAGCGCCGATGTGGTGTTGATGAAGAGCGATCCGTATGATGTGGTCGGCGCGATCGAGCTTTCCCGCGCGACGCTGCGGAAGATGCGGCAGAACCTCTTTTGGGCGGTTGCTTACAACGTGATTGCCTTTCCGCTGGCGGCGGGAGTATTCTATCCGATTACGATCAGCCCGGAGGCGGCGGCGCTCTCGATGTCCGGAAGCACGGTCCTGGTGGCGATGAACGCCATGTTGCTGAGGTGGACGCGCCTTGCGGGGATTCGAAAATCGTCCGCCGTATCGACTGAAGAAAAGAGCCACGAGAAAACGCATCAGATGCGCCGAGCGGCATGA
- a CDS encoding type II glyceraldehyde-3-phosphate dehydrogenase — protein MSRVKVAVNGYGVIGKRVVDAVRKQDDLELVGVADIVTDYRIKTAAILGIPVFAAAPEKATEMRSAGIPVAGTVDELLSRVDVAVDCTPKKIAAGNKARYEKAGIKAIFQGGEAHALTGHSFVAQANYETALGRSMTRIVSCNTTSIVRTLTALKKAGLLKRARGTLIRRASDPWESHLDGILNTVVPEKVIPSHQGPDARTVDPDLDVVTIAVKAPENISHLHTWWVELTRSSTKEEVLAAFRAAPRIAFVRMEEGVTAINSTKELMSDLGRSRADLYEVGLWEDVLTVERNEVYYTYQVDNQAIVIPETIDAIRALAGIEKDAMKSIEKTDRALGVVKEFLQIEKEKAEAA, from the coding sequence ATGAGCAGAGTAAAAGTGGCCGTGAATGGTTATGGCGTGATCGGAAAGCGGGTGGTCGACGCGGTTCGAAAACAAGACGATTTGGAATTGGTCGGCGTGGCCGACATCGTGACCGACTACCGGATTAAAACTGCGGCGATCTTGGGGATTCCCGTCTTCGCGGCGGCGCCGGAGAAAGCGACGGAGATGCGATCCGCTGGGATTCCGGTCGCGGGGACGGTGGACGAACTTCTGTCCCGGGTCGACGTGGCGGTCGATTGCACCCCCAAGAAGATCGCCGCCGGAAACAAAGCGCGTTACGAAAAGGCTGGGATCAAAGCGATCTTCCAAGGAGGCGAGGCACACGCGCTGACCGGCCATTCGTTCGTGGCGCAGGCGAACTACGAAACAGCGCTCGGCCGAAGCATGACCCGGATCGTCTCCTGCAACACCACCTCCATCGTCCGCACGCTCACGGCGCTGAAGAAGGCGGGGCTGTTGAAGCGCGCACGGGGGACCCTGATCCGCCGGGCCTCCGATCCATGGGAGTCGCACCTCGACGGCATCCTGAACACGGTCGTTCCGGAGAAGGTGATCCCCAGCCATCAAGGACCCGACGCGCGGACCGTCGACCCCGATCTGGATGTCGTCACCATCGCCGTGAAGGCCCCGGAAAACATCAGCCATCTCCATACCTGGTGGGTCGAGCTGACCCGATCTTCCACAAAGGAGGAGGTCCTCGCCGCGTTTCGCGCGGCGCCTCGGATTGCGTTTGTTCGGATGGAAGAAGGGGTAACAGCGATCAACAGCACGAAGGAGCTGATGTCGGATCTGGGGCGCTCACGGGCCGACCTCTATGAGGTGGGCCTCTGGGAAGACGTTCTTACCGTCGAGAGGAATGAAGTTTACTATACCTATCAGGTCGACAATCAGGCGATCGTCATTCCCGAGACGATTGATGCGATCCGGGCGCTGGCCGGGATCGAGAAAGATGCGATGAAGTCGATCGAGAAAACCGACAGGGCGCTGGGAGTGGTGAAAGAATTTCTTCAAATTGAAAAGGAGAAGGCGGAGGCGGCCTAG
- a CDS encoding ABC1 kinase family protein — protein MALRPYKMRLSDLNRLRKILVIVVESGGGMLIDRLRLRYLLPLRYRIVHLFRGRSIEEHQIQVEVAQPILSPPALRTLLERLGPTFIKLGQILSMRADLVGETLSQELSKLQSHAPPFSYEEARKILREELGGSPEERFKSFEEKPVAAASLAQVHRAFLEEGTEVAVKIQRPGIQKIITQDIHILFFLAGLAERFFPELRPYRPTRVVKEFADWTLRELDFRAEGRNAERFRYIFRDNPDITIPKVFWDRTTERVLTASFSHGDKVTDLDRIETFGGDRKRLAAIGVSAFFQQFFVAGFFHADPHPGNFFAMPDGRLCLHDLGMVGYLDEASRRELLSCLISFVNKDIEGFTRHLLHLATIDEESDLAGFQRDIAGILSEFFFTEHPPSVTWAFFRVINRGARSGIRFPADLALFGKALATTEGMGTKLYPKFDFNKELEPYVMRALKDQFSPTKMFQKLQADLLDHVGFLASLPEEIKHALAKIEKGEIGVKIDTQEIQGMKREFDRQNDLRILGMVLTAVVLATFGLLHLEGKDSLGGIPFSTLGMVVSAALFIWFLTRLRKGPEA, from the coding sequence ATGGCGCTTCGACCTTACAAGATGAGACTCTCCGATCTGAACCGTCTGCGCAAGATTCTCGTCATCGTCGTCGAATCGGGCGGAGGGATGCTCATCGATCGGCTACGGCTCCGGTATCTCCTTCCGCTTCGGTATCGGATTGTTCATCTCTTCAGAGGAAGGTCCATCGAAGAACACCAGATCCAGGTTGAAGTGGCCCAGCCGATTCTCTCGCCCCCCGCCTTGAGAACCCTTCTGGAGCGGTTGGGACCGACCTTTATCAAATTAGGGCAGATATTGAGCATGCGCGCCGATTTGGTTGGCGAGACCCTCTCGCAGGAGCTCTCCAAGCTGCAGAGCCATGCCCCTCCCTTTTCGTATGAGGAGGCGAGAAAAATTCTCCGGGAGGAGTTGGGCGGCTCGCCCGAGGAGCGGTTCAAGTCATTTGAAGAGAAACCGGTCGCCGCCGCCTCCCTGGCCCAGGTCCATCGGGCCTTCCTGGAAGAGGGAACCGAGGTTGCCGTCAAAATCCAGCGGCCCGGCATTCAGAAAATCATTACCCAGGATATTCATATTCTCTTCTTCCTCGCCGGCCTGGCCGAGCGCTTCTTCCCGGAGCTGCGGCCCTATCGGCCGACACGGGTCGTCAAGGAGTTCGCCGACTGGACGCTGAGGGAGCTCGACTTCAGGGCGGAGGGCCGCAATGCGGAGCGGTTCCGCTATATCTTTCGAGACAATCCCGACATCACCATTCCGAAGGTCTTCTGGGACCGGACCACCGAGCGGGTCCTGACCGCTTCGTTCTCCCACGGGGACAAGGTCACCGATCTCGACCGGATCGAGACGTTCGGCGGCGATCGAAAGCGGCTTGCCGCGATCGGCGTGAGCGCCTTCTTCCAGCAGTTCTTCGTCGCGGGATTCTTCCATGCCGATCCCCATCCGGGAAACTTCTTCGCCATGCCGGATGGGCGGCTCTGCCTCCACGATTTAGGGATGGTCGGATATCTGGACGAAGCGTCGCGCCGGGAGCTGTTGAGCTGTCTGATCTCCTTTGTCAATAAAGACATTGAAGGGTTCACGCGACATCTGCTTCATCTCGCGACGATCGATGAGGAGAGCGATCTCGCCGGGTTCCAGAGAGATATCGCCGGCATCTTGAGCGAGTTCTTTTTCACGGAGCATCCGCCGAGCGTTACCTGGGCATTCTTCCGGGTGATCAACCGGGGGGCGAGAAGCGGGATTCGATTTCCTGCCGATCTCGCCCTCTTCGGCAAGGCGCTCGCCACCACGGAGGGGATGGGTACAAAACTCTACCCGAAGTTTGATTTCAACAAGGAACTCGAACCGTATGTGATGCGCGCCTTGAAAGATCAATTCAGCCCGACGAAGATGTTCCAAAAACTTCAGGCTGATCTTCTCGACCATGTCGGTTTTCTCGCCTCTCTTCCCGAAGAGATCAAACACGCGCTCGCCAAAATCGAGAAGGGAGAGATCGGCGTTAAAATCGACACCCAGGAAATTCAAGGGATGAAGCGGGAGTTTGATCGGCAGAACGACTTACGAATATTGGGGATGGTTTTAACGGCAGTGGTCCTCGCGACATTCGGTTTGCTTCACCTGGAGGGGAAGGATTCCCTTGGGGGGATTCCGTTCAGCACCCTCGGCATGGTCGTGTCGGCGGCCCTGTTCATCTGGTTTTTAACGCGACTGAGAAAGGGGCCGGAGGCCTGA
- a CDS encoding methyltransferase family protein, which produces MNESSAYGLWSLVVINSLVFIIFAFSFTHPHTKRDWRSFGAFSAFIIALFTEMYGFPLTIYLLSGWLQRRYPGVDFFSHDAGHLLEILFGWRANPHFGPFHLLSGLLIGGGFILLASAWRVLYRAQRNHTLAVTGPYARVRHPQYVAFTLIMFGFLLQWPTLLTLLMFPILVFMYVRLARREEREVLTEFGEPYVYYMAKTPAFFPRLSQDVQKERIRPRKGGR; this is translated from the coding sequence ATGAATGAATCATCCGCTTACGGCCTCTGGTCCCTGGTCGTGATCAATTCACTGGTCTTTATTATTTTCGCCTTCAGCTTCACGCATCCCCACACAAAACGGGATTGGCGATCGTTCGGCGCCTTCTCGGCGTTTATCATTGCGCTCTTCACGGAGATGTATGGTTTTCCGTTGACGATCTATCTGCTCTCGGGCTGGCTGCAGCGGCGCTATCCGGGGGTTGACTTTTTCTCGCATGATGCGGGTCATTTATTGGAGATCCTCTTTGGCTGGCGGGCGAATCCTCATTTCGGCCCCTTTCATTTGCTCAGCGGTCTCCTGATCGGCGGGGGCTTCATCCTTCTTGCATCGGCTTGGCGGGTTCTCTATCGAGCGCAGCGCAATCATACCCTGGCGGTCACCGGCCCCTATGCGCGGGTGCGTCACCCCCAGTATGTTGCGTTTACGCTGATTATGTTTGGGTTCTTGCTGCAGTGGCCGACCCTGCTGACCCTGCTGATGTTTCCGATTCTTGTCTTCATGTATGTCCGCCTGGCGCGCCGTGAGGAGCGGGAAGTCCTGACGGAGTTCGGCGAGCCATATGTCTATTATATGGCGAAAACGCCGGCCTTCTTCCCGCGCCTCTCCCAGGACGTTCAGAAAGAACGGATAAGACCCAGAAAAGGGGGGAGATAG
- a CDS encoding DUF2933 domain-containing protein, with translation METHHPSRGRKSARFHPALIAFLLIAVFFLLSEHRAHFFGILPYLLLLACPFLHLFMHRGHDGEAGSTDQTKENHQPSIRR, from the coding sequence GTGGAAACGCACCATCCTTCCCGGGGCCGCAAGAGCGCTCGGTTTCATCCGGCGCTGATTGCTTTTCTCCTGATCGCTGTCTTCTTTCTTTTGTCGGAGCACCGGGCGCACTTCTTTGGGATCCTCCCGTACCTGCTGTTGCTCGCTTGCCCGTTTCTTCACCTGTTTATGCACAGGGGACATGACGGAGAAGCAGGTTCAACCGATCAGACGAAAGAGAACCATCAACCTTCGATAAGGAGATAA
- a CDS encoding Spy/CpxP family protein refolding chaperone, translating into MKKWIKPILWLLLIASIAVPRAAFAQMEGGGREGMMGGGMMGGGMPMMQKMMGMHSMDGGMMEMMKMMQAMSRLDLTPDQKKKIESLKLKHQKEAIPLFSKIEMANVEIKELILADPVDLEKVKAKVKEKHAAMADLEASHLALAQQMKGVLTPEQRQKMESMIMELGPMMGGPSGKDKAETGAKPAPKEPEGDASEGGDPHGH; encoded by the coding sequence ATGAAAAAATGGATCAAACCAATTCTATGGCTGTTGCTCATTGCTTCTATCGCTGTTCCCCGGGCCGCCTTTGCTCAAATGGAGGGTGGAGGAAGAGAGGGAATGATGGGTGGGGGCATGATGGGCGGCGGGATGCCGATGATGCAGAAGATGATGGGAATGCACAGCATGGACGGCGGAATGATGGAGATGATGAAGATGATGCAGGCCATGTCCCGCCTCGATCTCACCCCTGATCAGAAGAAGAAAATCGAATCACTTAAGCTAAAACATCAGAAAGAAGCAATCCCGCTCTTCTCGAAAATCGAGATGGCCAATGTTGAAATCAAAGAGCTGATTTTGGCCGATCCGGTCGATCTGGAGAAGGTGAAAGCAAAGGTAAAGGAGAAGCATGCCGCGATGGCCGATCTGGAGGCGAGTCATCTTGCTCTGGCGCAGCAGATGAAAGGCGTTTTGACCCCCGAGCAGCGGCAGAAGATGGAATCGATGATAATGGAGCTGGGGCCGATGATGGGAGGTCCATCCGGGAAAGACAAGGCTGAGACCGGCGCCAAACCGGCTCCGAAGGAACCGGAAGGCGACGCTTCGGAGGGGGGCGACCCTCATGGACATTGA